A stretch of Pogona vitticeps strain Pit_001003342236 chromosome 5, PviZW2.1, whole genome shotgun sequence DNA encodes these proteins:
- the DESI1 gene encoding desumoylating isopeptidase 1 has product MDSPPMLHPVKLYVYDLSKGMARRLSPIMLGKQLDGIWHTSIVVHRDEFFYGSGGISSCPPGGTLLGPPDSIVDLGSTEVSEDLFLEYLSSLGESIFRGDSYNLFDHNCNTFSNEVAQFLTGRKIPSYITDLPSEVLATPFGQALRPLLDSIQIQPPGGNNFSRHNGQS; this is encoded by the exons ATGGACTCGCCGCCGATGCTGCACCCGGTGAAGCTCTACGTTTACGACCTATCCAAGGGCATGGCTCGGCGCCTCAGTCCTATCATGCTCG GTAAGCAGCTAGATGGCATCTG GCACACATCCATAGTTGTCCATAGGGATGAGTTCTTCTATGGCAGTGGTGGGATCTCCAGTTGTCCTCCT GGTGGAACACTGCTTGGACCCCCAGACTCTATAGTAGACTTGGGAAGCACAGAAGTTTCAGAAGACCTCTTCCTAGAATACTTGTCTTCTTTGGGGGAGTCTATATTCCG TGGAGATTCTTATAATCTTTTTGACCATAACTGCAATACATTCAGCAATGAAGTGGCCCAGTTCTTGACAGGAAGAAAAATCCCTTCCTACATCACTGACCTTCCATCTGAAGTTCTTGCAAC ACCCTTTGGACAAGCTCTGAGGCCTCTACTCGACTCCATCCAGATCCAGCCACCAGGAGGAAATAATTTCAGCAGACACAATGGACAGAGTTAG